A genomic segment from Daphnia pulex isolate KAP4 chromosome 5, ASM2113471v1 encodes:
- the LOC124193928 gene encoding uncharacterized protein LOC124193928, whose translation MTFLLLLLFSPSHRPTSSSCGAIFFFFLLSIWETFATRSTSFFSARLQARWFRNQSDNGNVYKTGRKKKSIDRPDLKIFPELIYPKLVKSKFVHWRPIARLPSNTCLGPFSICGNPPRKRLNFWVCNTYPRSKPQVIQILKENGIIVTADLLKKFNFSVEEFQADSRLFKRKKKGKMKQSTLKKNQNEPETCNPPFIDLDVDHSYLGKNFTVKSSPSLKNEVWIPSEENAIDGSTLQENCEPKLQAFEQYYSDKSASFHTYCLEQLSSSDDLPEGWSGDCLICPGNAAFKCYNANNSLSCPKESIEWNEMLSMLTGVSHLSLQEKIETLTWRVCPFYGILEILASNVVVWTTKVATVDGPIFSFCERYVSRIYRTTTNSCVSCEHNYITTLFPPTPRILDIPKKDVPRKNKTLVFLCARLSAGNTLTVGYFDKLVASLEQSESNPGRFGKFNRPGLPAGMEIVGKFVARATATTKIETRYARTIKALPDWLPMNLLPEFILYRYWPGNSVIIGMTTPACLTVSPNHLNNGFKTLH comes from the exons atgacttttcttcttcttcttcttttctctccttcgcATCGgccaacgtcgtcgtcgtgtggtgccattttttttttttttttgttaagtaTTTGGGAGACTTTTGCGACTCGCTCGACTAGTTTTTTCTCCGCACGACTCCAGGCGCGCTGGTTCCGCAATCAATCCGACAACGGCAATGTCTACAAAAccggacgaaaaaaaaaatccat cGACAGAcctgatttgaaaattttccctGAATTAATCTATCCAAAATTGGTGAAATCGAAATTTGTACATTGGCGACCAATTGCTAGGCTACCGTCAAATACCTGCCTAGGACCTTTTTCAATATGTGGCAATCCGCCTCGTAAACGATTAAATTTCTGGGT ttgTAACACCTATCCAAGAAGCAAACCACAAGTGATTCAAATTCTCAAAGAAAACGGAATAATAGTAACCGCAGATctgttgaagaaattcaatttctcgGTAGAAGAATTTCAAGCCGATTCGAgactttttaaaagaaaaaaaaagggaaaaatgaaacaaagtactttgaaaaaaaaccagaatGAACCAGAAACGTGCAATCCGCCGTTTATTGATCTTGATGTCGATCATTCATATCTCGGGAAAAATTTTACCGTTAAATCGTCTCCATCACTTAAAAACGAAGTCTGGATCCCATCAGAAGAAAATGCGATTGACGGGTCAACTCTTCAAGAAAATTGTGAGCCAAAATTACAGGCATTTGAGCAGTATTATTCTGACAAATCTGCCTCTTTTCACACATATTGCCTCG aaCAACTGTCGTCCAGTGACGATTTACCTGAAGGTTGGAGTGGTGATTGTCTGATCTGTCCAGGCAATGCTGCTTTTAAATGTTACAACGCCAACAACAGCCTCTCCTGTCCAAAGGAAAGTATTGAATGGAACGAAATGTTGTCCATGTTAACAGGTGTTTCGCATTTGTCGCTTCAAGAGAAGATTGAAACGCTCACATG GCGAGTTTGCCCTTTCTATGGGATCTTGGAAATCTTGGCGTCCAATGTTGTTGTGTGGACAACTAAAGTAGCGACGGTCGACGGACCGATTTTCTCATTTTGCGAGCGTTACGTAAGTCGCATCTACCGCACGACAACGAATTCATGCGTATCCTGCGAGCACAATTACATAACAACGCTATTTCCACCAACTCCAAGAATTCTTGATATCCCAAAGAAAGATGTGCCCCGGAAGAACAAGACGTTAGTCTTCTTGTGCGCCCGGCTATCGGCTGGGAATACATTGACCGTTGGATACTTTGACAAATTGGTCGCGTCACTAGAACAAAGTGAAAG CAATCCAGGACGGTTTGGTAAATTCAACCGTCCCGGGTTGCCGGCAGGAATGGAGATTGTTGGAAAATTTGTTGCCCGCGCGACTGCAACTACCAAAATCGAAACAAGATACGCGCGAACCATCAAGGCTCTTCCTGATTGGCTACCGATGAATCTGTTGCCAGAGTTCATCTTGTATCGCTACTGGCCGGGAAATTCAGTTATCATAGGAATGACTACACCTGCCTGTTTGACCGTTTCGCCAAATCATCTAAATAATGGATTT AAAACACTTCATTGA